The following proteins are encoded in a genomic region of Oncorhynchus keta strain PuntledgeMale-10-30-2019 chromosome 35, Oket_V2, whole genome shotgun sequence:
- the znf106a gene encoding zinc finger protein 106 isoform X3, with product MPEGVIERPLSPSLPRDCGHECPVCRVTVVSLTDYANHISSRVHKQRVETAEREGAGNDQEEEYFDKDLIKLIETRKEVIRREEEAAAKRAREEAAQRREEEESRKRQQQIQKWSDARQYFCQKGALWDWRYPNKTPPTPPPPPPRKCKGPAWQEQGGWDCSSTPAGCRGPWETQEDIRFNWYDRKQGRSATWHAQEPPNVYKWSAGQRGSGSLHSREGTNKRWQQEEYLHPPAQQQSGGREPWQQNSGGGGATGLYGSSRGGHGLHGVLADRVMTEAPSSTESLHRMDFTSDQLDPVGSFDQLHRYAHLEPQDDCRKGGHQNTAREGPAGGAEHDRKSGTGPKAFGTNPKLDKACRWSPYPSHKETHPSEKHPKGPPPPPTFQTPQTPLGPLDQGSDVDPRPRRDMMLDLHRSSGLKPTQSRQDLRAAGQQRAAQQQRSPDHSVEGREPRKLRDLSTRISSSDNSNSLRTDRQTSSSSGSTSTRRRAAKPSECLEKGLSSSSTTSLKTHLGRASSPTLNLTSSPKTHLSRASSPTLNLTSSPKTHLSRASSPSPTLTSSPKTHLSRASSPTLNLTSSPKTHLSRASSPTLTSSPKTHLSRASSPTLNLTSSPKTHLSRASSPTLNLIPSPKTHLSRASSPSPSTTPRTQLSRASSQDSDQPRLSRHRSQDLGRRQGSKSPQQDQEQLLTEMLRRAKETLLDKRISVELSAVNNRTEGQKAVSNDHRMEKKERKMVLHIEEQQPVESSAGVTVADDNRQKRGKSSRQTRASSRATNPAEDLASSRATNPAEGRASSRANPAEGRASSRANPAEDRASSRANPAEDRASSRANPAEDRASSRANPAEDRASSRANPAEDRASSRANPAEDRASSRANPAEDRASSRANPAEDRAAATEPLETMMEFVTSPSDNHLSVQSVQVSTSTMESPEGAVLSLSPREEAVVEREEARGLVAGEEAMEVADAGLWSDSDPLRTIDPNLDLHTTSDPSPGSTQTKPTLPLGLKRDLTRHIGSKTKSGSHEPNLNIARRIRNVSGTRRGDTEKDMGLKPTLRQLISSSGSRRCVNWDQVYQEVHRKKQQQGKGMPRFGIEMVSCDQEGEDVPLAEGFQWETLFGLGDSGPAFVPVTTRKRSLSESSVAPDRSTANLSSLFGGQTPGQAMPGERAPGDGAGREVRCSSDQQSSSSFRDPQQPKVEATPCEDGAQREVQGPLPEGPPGVEPRPDSVIGDSSSGTEQNDTQGARMKRRAAGDIACPEIPHSERKSKRMKVKSKKERLQVDHLLAVSLREEDLSRSLQGVDNSLIQARAALQAAYMEVQRLLVVKQQVSMEMSTLRRKRIELLQGIQGGVESLSLPRVKSCEEEMPLEMPPSLLSPLTEPPVASPNQVPLYLPPCSTPPSLSPSHQTHPQPITRSVVIKQEPLSPGRVTTKTEDAESAVTVHHGSRSTTSEPTPIPTAPHADCATSCQPVRGRKSERHRVRRELSQEGSSLPVGACVEWKDPSAGSPGPVQSGERGVQVTTADRGNFKPHPAPLSGPSSRKSSRAGIQDLETSPVLPLSLAPSNAPPQAEVKTIKRVRKLKKKRVLRKAKGEEQQLDNSDTELEAETTFSRPVRLIGTRRKRNGGCRPQVTTSSSTSSPPGTSEDRGERPGPPGSPATTRPEERQEDSDSSLEMVVLPQAAPGEVVTIDTSGPEDGDMDICPRPQPAVSPPAPDTLKTEPQKLACNEVTSTSEMDGSSVGKSEVQLPPTSVRLSKTSSDLSLDGSSEPGGEDLPSEGMFEGHQETVNAMQVHMGLLYTCSGDRTVRAFSLVFVLSCPLQSRECVAVFEGHSTKVNCLLVSSGPGLQQRLYSGSSDQTIRCYNLRSRECVDQFSLPDRVLCLHNRWKVLYAGLANGSVVTFSIKTNKQLDVFECHGPRAVSCLATAQEGARRILLVGSYDSTISIRDAKSGLLLRTLEGHTKTVLCMKVVNDLVFSGSSDQSVHAHNIHTGELVRIYKGHSHAVTVVAILGKVMVTACLDKLVRVYELQSHDRLQVYGGHTDMVMCMAIHKNMIYTGCYDGSVQAVKLNLIQNYHCRGAPRHMLQHVEEEWSGPAHP from the exons gagggaggaggaggctgcAGCAAAGCGTGCCAGAGAGGAGGCGgcgcagaggagagaggaagaggagagtaggAAGCGGCAGCAACAGATCCAGAAGTGGAGTGACGCACGGCAGTACTTCTGCCAGAAGGGGGCGTTGTGGGACTGGAGATACCCCAACAAAAcccctccaacaccaccaccaccaccacctcgaAAATGCAAGGGGCCCGCCTGGCAGGAGCAGGGGGGCTGGGACTGCAGTTCTACCCCCGCCGGGTGTCGAGGTCCCTGGGAGACCCAGGAGGACATCAGGTTCAACTGGTACGACAGGAAACAGGGCCGCAGTGCCACCTGGCACGCCCAGGAACCACCCAACGTCTACAAGTGGAGCGCCGGACAGAGAGGCAGTGGCAGCCTGCACAGCAGGGAGGGAACCAATAAGAGATGGCAGCAGGAGGAGTATCTCCATCCCCCAGCACAGCAGCAGAGCGGAGGGAGGGAACCCTGGCAGCAGAACAGCGGAGGAGGAGGTGCTACCGGTCTATACGGCAGCAGCAGAGGGGGTCACGGACTTCATGGTGTGCTCGCTGACCGTGTCATGACGGAAGCGCCGAGCAGCACGGAGTCTCTTCACAGGATGGACTTCACCAGCGACCAGCTGGATCCGGTCGGGTCCTTCGACCAGCTACACAGATACGCTCACTTAGAACCGCAGGATGACTGCCGGAAGGGTGGACACCAGAACACGGCCCGGGAAGGGCCAGCCGGTGGAGCAGAACACGATCGTAAAAGTGGCACGGGCCCCAAGGCGTTCGGTACTAATCCTAAACTCGACAAGGCCTGTCGCTGGTCCCCTTATCCGTCCCATAAGGAGACTCACCCCTCAGAGAAGCACCCAAAgggtcctcctcctccaccaacctTCCAGACCCCCCAGACCCCCTTGGGCCCCTTGGACCAGGGCAGCGATGTGGATCCGAGGCCCAGACGCGACATGATGCTGGACCTTCACCGCTCCTCGGGTCTGAAGCCGACTCAGTCCAGACAGGACCTGCGAGCAGCAGGCCAGCAGAGAGCAGCCCAGCAGCAGAGGTCTCCTGATCATAGTGTAGAAGGGAGGGAACCCAGGAAGCTTAGAGACCTCTCTACAAGGATCAGTAGCAGTGATAACAGCAATAGtttgaggacagacagacaaacctcctcttcctctgggtCCACCTCCACCAGACGGAGGGCAGCTAAACCATCAGAGTGCCTTGAGAAAGGCCTGTCCTCCTCTTCGACTACCAGCCTCAAGACCCACCTGGGTAGGGCCTCTAGCCCCACCCTCAACCTAACTTCCAGCCCCAAGACCCACCTCAGTAGGGCCTCTAGCCCCACCCTCAACCTAACTTCCAGCCCCAAGACCCACCTCAGTAGGGCCTCCAGCCCCAGCCCCACCCTAACTTCCAGCCCCAAGACCCACCTCAGTAGGGCCTCCAGCCCCACCCTCAACCTGACTTCCAGCCCCAAGACCCACCTCAGTAGGGCCTCCAGCCCCACCCTGACTTCCAGCCCCAAGACCCACCTCAGTAGGGCCTCCAGCCCCACCCTCAACCTGACTTCCAGCCCCAAGACCCACCTCAGTAGGGCCTCCAGCCCCACCCTCAATCTAATCCCCAGCCCCAAGACCCACCTCAGTAGGGCCTCCAGCCCTAGCCCCTCTACCACCCCCAGGACCCAGCTGAGCCGAGCCTCCAGCCAGGACTCGGACCAGCCTAGGTTGTCCAGACACAGAAGCCAGGATTTGGGGAGGAGGCAGGGATCAAAATCCCCCCAGCAGGACCAGGAGCAGCTGCTGACCGAGATGCTGAGGAGAGCCAAGGAGACACTGCTAGACAAGAGGATCTCCGTGGAGCTGTCTGCTGTTAACAACAGGACCGAGGGACAGAAGGCAGTGTCCAACGACCATAGGATGGAGAAAAAGGAGAGGAAGATGGTGCTACACATCGAGGAACAACAACCGGTGGAGAGCTCTGCTGGCGTTACGGTCGCAGACGAcaacagacagaagagagggaagTCGTCTAGACAGACCAGAGCTAGCAGCAGAGCTACGAACCCAGCTGAGGACTTAGCTAGCAGCAGAGCTACGAACCCAGCTGAGGGCAGAGCTAGCAGCAGAGCTAACCCAGCTGAGGGCAGAGCTAGCAGCCGAGCTAACCCAGCTGAGGACAGAGCTAGCAGCCGAGCTAACCCAGCTGAGGACAGAGCTAGCAGCCGAGCTAACCCAGCTGAGGACAGAGCTAGCAGCCGAGCTAACCCAGCTGAGGACAGAGCTAGCAGCAGAGCTAACCCAGCTGAGGACAGAGCTAGCAGCAGAGCTAACCCAGCTGAGGACAGAGCTAGCAGCAGAGCTAACCCAGCTGAGGACAGAGCTAGCAGCAGAGCTAATCCAGCTGAGGACAGAGCTGCTGCTACTGAGCCTTTAGAGACCATGATGGAGTTTGTGACGTCTCCCTCAGACAACCACCTGTCTGTTCAGTCTGTCCAGGTCAGCACTTCCACAATGGAGTCCCCAGAAggggctgtgctctctctctctcccagggagGAGgcggtggtggagagggaggaggcgaGGGGCCTGGTGGCTGGAGAGGAGGCCATGGAAGTAGCAGACGCAGGGCTATGGTCAGACAGTGACCCCTTGAGAACCATCGATCCTAACCTTGACCTCCACACGACCTCTGACCCCTCCCCAGGCTCCACCCAGACCAAACCCACCCTGCCCCTCGGCCTAAAGAGGGACCTCACCCGACACATCGGCTCCAAGACCAAGAGCGGCAGCCACGAGCCTAATCTGAACATAGCCCGGCGGATCAGGAACGTGAGCGGGACGAGGAGAGGGGACACGGAGAAGGATATGGGGCTGAAGCCAACGTTAAGACAGCTCATCAGTTCGTCGGGGTCACGACGCTGTGTCAACTGGGACCAGGTGTACCAGGAAGTCCACAGGAAGAAGCAGCAGCAGGGGAAAGGCATGCCCAG GTTTGGAATCGAGATGGTGTCCTGTGACCAGGAGGGGGAAGACGTTCCTCTGGCCGAGGGGTTTCAGTGGGAGACCCTCTTCGGCCTCGGAGACTCTGGACCCGCCTTCGTCCCAGTGACTACTCGCAAACGCAGCCTCTCGGAGAGTAGCGTGGCTCCAGACCGCTCGACcgccaacctctcctctctcttcggGGGTCAGACCCCTGGTCAGGCGATGCCAGGAGAGAGGGCACCCGGAGATGGGGCTGGAAGGGAAGTGAGATGCAGCTCAGACCAGCAAAGCTCCTCGTCCTTCAGAGACCCCCAGCAGCCTAAAGTGGAGGCGACACCGTGTGAAGACGGAGCACAGAGAGAAGTACAGGGGCCACTACCGGAGGGGCCCCCAGGGGTCGAGCCGAGACCTGACTCCGTGATAGGGGACAGCAGCTCGGGGACGGAGCAGAACGACACGCAGGGAGCCAGGATGAAACGACGTGCAGCTGGGGACATTGCATGTCCTGAGATCCCTCATTCAGAGAGGAAGAGTAAAAGAATGAAGGTCAAGTCCAAAAAAG AGCGTCTACAGGTGGACCATCTCCTTGCTGTGTCTCTGAGAGAGGAGGATCTGAGCCGGTCTCTACAAGGGGTCGACAACAGCCTGATCCAGGCCAGGGCTGCTCTACAGGCTGCCTACATGGAGGTCCAGCGCCTCCTAGTGGTCAAACAGCAG GTTTCCATGGAGATGAGTACTCTCAGAAGGAAGCGTATCGAGTTGCTCCAGGGGATACAAG GTGGTGTTGAGAGCCTTTCCCTGCCCAGAGTGAAGAGCTGTGAAGAGGAGATGCCTTTAGAGATGCCCCCGTCCCTGCTCTCGCCTCTAACAGAACCCCCTGTCGCCAGTCCCAACCAggttcccctctacctccctccctgctccacgcccccctccctgtcccctagcCACCAGACCCACCCCCAGCCTATCACGCGGTCAGTAGTTATCAAGCAGGAGCCCCTGTCCCCTGGTAGGGTGACCACTAAGACGGAGGACGCGGAGAGTGCAGTGACCGTCCACCACGGCTCTCGCAGCACCACGTCAGAGCCCACGCCCATCCCTACAGCCCCTCACGCAG ATTGTGCCACCAGCTGCCAACCGGTCCGAGGGAGGAAGTCTGAGCGTCACAGAGTCCGCAGAGAGCTCTCTCAAGAGGGCAGCAGTCTACCCGTAGGAGCATGTGTAGAATGGAAGGACCCCTCGGCAGGTTCACCAGGCCCGGTCCAGTCAGGAGAGAGGGGTGTTCAGGTTACCACAGCAGACAGGGGTAACTTCAAGCCCCACCCAGCCCCACTGTCAGGCCCATCCAGCCGCAAGAGCTCGAGAGCTGGGATCCAGGACCTAGAAACCTCCCccgtccttcctctgtccctcgcCCCGTCCAACGCGCCGCCTCAGGCGGAGGTGAAGACCATAAAGCGCGTGAGGAAGTTGAAGAAGAAGAGGGTGCTGAGGAAGGCCAAGGGGGAGGAGCAACAGCTTGACAACAGCGACACAGAACTGGAGGCGGAGACTACCTTCTCCCGACCCGTCAGACTCATCGGAACCCGCAGGAAACGCAACGGCGGATGCCGTCCCCAGgtcaccacatcctcctccacgTCCAGCCCGCCCGGAACatcagaggacaggggagagcgTCCAGGACCACCGGGGTCTCCAGCCACGACGAGACccgaggagaggcaggaggactCCGACTCCTCTCTGGAGATGGTCGTGCTCCCCCAGGCAGCTCCAGGTGAGGTGGTCACCATTGACACCTCGGGTCCAGAGGATGGAGACATGGATATCTGCCCCCGGCCACAGCCCGCTGTCTCACCCCCAGCCCCAGACACACTGAAGACGGAGCCCCAGAAGCTGGCCTGCAATGAGGTGACCTCCACAAGCGAGATGGATGGTAGCTCCGTAGGCAAGAG TGAAGTCCAGCTTCCCCCGACATCTGTCAGGCTGTCCAAGACTTCCTCAG ATCTGTCTCTGGACGGGTCGTCGGAGCCCGGGGGGGAGGATCTGCCATCTGAGGGGATGTTTGAGGGTCACCAGGAGACTGTTAATGCCATGCAGGTCCACATGGGTCTACTCTATACCTGTTCTGGAGACCGCACTGTTAGAGCCTTCAGCCTGGTG tttgtcctctcctgtcccctgcaGAGCCGTGAGTGTGTGGCTGTGTTTGAGGGCCACAGCACCAAGGTCAACTGTTTGCTGGTTTCTTCTGGACCAGGTCTTCAACAACGACTTTACTCTGGCTCCAGTGACCAGACTATCCGCTGCTACAACCTCAGG TCCAGGGAGTGTGTGGATCAGTTCTCTCTCCCAGACCGGGTTCTTTGCCTCCACAACCGCTGGAAAGTTCTGTACGCTGGCCTAGCTAACGGCTCCGTGGTCACCTTCAGCATCAAG ACCAACAAGCAGCTGGATGTGTTCGAGTGTCACGGGCCGCGGGCGGTGAGTTGCCTAGCGACAGCCCAGGAAGGAGCTCGCCGCATCCTATTGGTCGGGTCCTACGACAGCACCATTAGCATCCGGGATGCCAAGAGTGGCCTGTTGCTACGGACTCTCGAGGGGCACACCAAGACGGTACTATGTATGAAGGTAGTCAATGACCTGGTCTTCAGTGGCTCCAGTGACCAGTCGGTCCATGCACACAATATACAC actggagAGTTGGTGCGTATCTATAAAGGACATAGTCATGCTGTCACAGTGGTGGCCATCCTGGGGAAGGTGATGGTCACTGCCTGTCTTGACAAACTGGTCCGCGTCTACGAGCTACag tcACATGATCGTCTGCAGGTGTACGGTGGACACACAGACATGGTGATGTGTATGGCAATCCACAAGAATATG ATCTACACTGGTTGCTATGACGGCAGTGTGCAGGCGGTCAAACTGAACCTGATCCAGAACTATCACTGTCGG GGGGCTCCAAGGCACATGCTGCAACATGTtgaggaggagtggagtggacCAGCCCACCCCTGA